The following proteins are co-located in the Verrucomicrobiota bacterium genome:
- a CDS encoding AraC family transcriptional regulator produces MSKKSLELAYCYGGISQYEPGEVLGPRKLTDYEAVLIIEGSPRYETNAGVSLLSPGTIHVARPETTETFYWDDKHRTRHAYLHFDLESIPDDWDSPDSWPRFHLKSSPVMIELFRHILERAVRHSDWPARKPGRGDNRIFEAFLGLYVHGVQHHHGDSAPAFSQPVTRAVQFIRERLDAPHFVPISLDELAAVSHVTQKHLCRVFQQELGVSPIKSCRLMQFQLAIPLLARSNLMIKQIAERCGFPDQLQFSRSFSRTFGYSPSECRKKILSGAAPPRINLPAILMPRLYW; encoded by the coding sequence ATGAGTAAGAAATCGCTGGAGCTGGCCTACTGTTATGGGGGCATCTCCCAATACGAGCCGGGAGAGGTTCTCGGACCGCGTAAGCTGACTGACTACGAAGCTGTGCTAATTATCGAGGGATCACCCCGGTATGAAACGAATGCCGGGGTTTCGCTTCTCAGTCCGGGAACTATACATGTTGCCAGACCGGAGACGACCGAGACGTTTTACTGGGACGACAAGCATCGGACGCGGCATGCTTACTTACACTTTGATTTGGAATCGATTCCGGATGATTGGGATTCACCAGACAGTTGGCCGAGGTTTCATTTAAAATCCTCTCCAGTAATGATCGAGCTGTTCCGGCACATTCTTGAACGGGCCGTCCGACACTCCGATTGGCCGGCACGGAAGCCTGGGCGTGGTGACAACCGGATCTTCGAGGCCTTTCTCGGACTCTATGTCCATGGTGTCCAACATCATCATGGAGACTCGGCTCCGGCGTTTTCCCAGCCTGTTACCCGAGCCGTCCAGTTTATTCGTGAACGCTTGGACGCCCCGCATTTTGTGCCGATTTCATTGGATGAGCTGGCGGCCGTCTCCCATGTGACTCAGAAGCACTTGTGCCGGGTTTTTCAGCAGGAGCTTGGCGTCTCGCCCATTAAGTCTTGCCGCCTGATGCAGTTTCAGTTGGCGATACCGCTGTTGGCGCGGTCCAATTTGATGATCAAGCAGATCGCGGAACGCTGTGGGTTCCCGGATCAACTGCAGTTCTCGCGCAGCTTTTCCAGGACTTTTGGATATTCGCCGAGCGAGTGCCGGAAAAAGATTCTGAGCGGTGCGGCTCCTCCTCGCATCAATCTACCTGCGATCTTGATGCCACGCCTTTATTGGTGA
- a CDS encoding sulfatase gives MANNKAKSHPNILYLHCHDAGRYIQPFGYSVLTPNLQRLAEDGVLFRKAFCGNPTCSPSRACLLTGQSAHSAGMLGLAHRGWTLRDYGKTLMNFLRGHGYRTALCGQQHIAIPPFANPSEGGYDEILTLDTDFEKPIEEVRSFLARRQTSPFFLDVGLFAPHRNGTGGDFPRTAPPNDSRYVMPPPTLPDNPITRSDFALYQSSIRSTDEAFGQVLNALEENNLRENTLVVCTTDHGIAFPHMKCRLTDHGLGVFLILRGPGSFSGGRVIDSLVSQIDIFPTICEWLGVDPPDWLEGKSFLGLANGAQENTRNAVFAEVNFHASQEPGRAVRTDRWKYIRRYTDYDKTILPNIDNSLSKRYLHERGLAERTEPGELLFDLDFDPQESCNLAMDPDCAELKKELAYLLERWMSETADPLLEGRLPRTEGIIETPPDQFDSTGGEPDFTELPPVGNSPKT, from the coding sequence ATGGCCAACAACAAAGCTAAGTCTCACCCTAACATTCTTTATCTTCACTGCCACGATGCTGGCCGCTACATCCAGCCTTTTGGATATAGTGTGCTAACACCGAACCTCCAGCGGCTAGCTGAAGACGGAGTGCTGTTCCGAAAGGCTTTTTGCGGTAACCCTACCTGCTCGCCCTCTCGGGCCTGCCTTCTGACTGGCCAGTCAGCCCATTCAGCAGGAATGTTGGGGCTGGCGCACCGAGGTTGGACCCTCCGCGATTATGGAAAGACGCTGATGAACTTCCTGCGCGGACACGGCTACCGGACCGCCCTTTGTGGGCAACAACATATTGCTATCCCGCCTTTCGCGAATCCATCAGAAGGGGGCTACGATGAGATCTTGACTCTTGATACAGATTTCGAAAAACCGATTGAGGAGGTACGGAGTTTTCTCGCTCGTCGCCAGACCAGCCCCTTCTTTCTCGATGTAGGTCTTTTCGCCCCCCATCGGAACGGAACTGGCGGTGACTTCCCTCGAACGGCACCACCAAATGATTCCCGCTACGTCATGCCTCCGCCCACCCTTCCAGACAATCCAATCACTCGGAGTGATTTCGCTCTTTATCAATCCAGTATCCGAAGCACCGACGAGGCCTTCGGTCAGGTGCTAAACGCATTAGAGGAAAACAACTTACGGGAGAATACTTTAGTCGTCTGCACCACAGACCATGGTATTGCCTTCCCCCATATGAAATGCCGTTTGACCGACCACGGACTAGGAGTGTTCCTAATCCTCCGTGGCCCAGGCAGTTTCTCAGGTGGCAGAGTCATCGATTCGCTCGTCTCTCAGATCGATATCTTCCCAACGATTTGCGAATGGCTCGGTGTTGACCCACCTGACTGGCTAGAAGGAAAATCTTTTCTCGGACTGGCAAATGGGGCGCAGGAAAATACCCGCAATGCAGTCTTCGCTGAGGTGAACTTCCATGCTTCCCAAGAGCCAGGACGAGCGGTGCGGACGGATCGTTGGAAGTATATCCGTCGATATACGGACTACGATAAAACGATCCTCCCCAATATAGACAACAGCCTTTCCAAACGCTACCTTCACGAAAGAGGTTTGGCCGAAAGGACTGAACCGGGTGAGTTGCTCTTCGACCTCGACTTCGATCCTCAGGAATCCTGTAACCTCGCTATGGATCCGGACTGTGCGGAACTCAAAAAAGAACTCGCCTACCTTCTCGAACGTTGGATGTCCGAGACAGCAGACCCTTTGCTGGAGGGTCGTCTTCCGCGCACGGAAGGAATTATCGAGACCCCACCGGATCAATTCGACTCAACGGGGGGCGAGCCAGACTTCACAGAATTACCTCCAGTAGGAAACAGTCCGAAAACGTAA